The stretch of DNA TTTCCGATTATTTGACCAGCTTTTACTTCGACTCGTTCACCATTATCAAAGGCTTTTCTTATTGTAGAATTGATTTCTAAGAGATGAGCATAAAAAAAGTAAAAATCTCCATTTTCATTAAAACCTGAGCCTTGTATTATCTCTCCATTCTTTACATATGGCAAATTATACGCTAGTTTTAGACTTCGCACAAAATCAGGACATTTAGCTTTAATTGTTACAACATTACCATAAGGAGAAGGTGTAAATTCAGATCGAGTTACGATACCATCCACGCACGCATATACTGGAGTTCCCGGAAGTGCGAATAGGTCTACTCCTTGATGTATATCTTTTTTACTATCTTTTCTTCCTTTTCTAACATGACCAAACACATTCCAATACGGAGCTTCCCCTCCTCCTTTCGTATACCTCGCCAACTGCGGATTATCCACCGGATCATGCCATTTCTGATCTTTGCACTTCTCATCCACAACTTTCGGCACATCCCCTTTGATCTTCACTCCGTCTTGCTTGTTGACCTGAGCCGTTTTAGATGAAACTTGTGCCGCCTTTGGTTTACTCGTTTGCGTATTTGTTTTCCCCTGCGGCATGGTCGAATTAGGGATAGCAGTTTTAGGTACGGAAGTATCAGGAATAATACCATTAAACGGATTACCGTCATAGGAAGAGTTAGGTCTGTTTTGAACGGCACTTGCTAATGCTATTGCCATACTTTGCAATCCGCTCGGATCATTAAAGTTCACCGGATCATTCCCGACATAGCGGTAAAAGTTCGTATCGCCTGAAAGAAACCCTATCGGGTCAGGGGTGATGAATCGTCCGATAGTCGGGTCATAATATCGTGCTCGATAATAGTACAGATCATCAGTATCGAATTCTCTGCCTGTGTAGCGATAGGGATTTAGAGTTTGGATGCCCTCGGTGTATTCAGCTTTGGTGATAGTTCCGTAAATGTCATATTCGTAATACTCTACTATTTGAGCGTTATCATCACTGAGAGCGATAATCGAGTTTTGGTGATCGCGGTGGTAGATAAAATATTTAATCGGTTTACACATTTTTTCGGGAGTTAGCTGTGTTTATTTCTAAAAAATAAAAACCTGCATATATCAATAGTTGAGATAAACATTAGTGAAAATATAAGCGCAATACTAAGATTAAAAAGTGTTGCCCCAATGGTTGAATATATTATTCTCAATGAATGTTGTGTTGTTTGGAAATACAACGAATAAAACCCTCCTATAAAAATTAATCCTAATCCAATATAAGACAATATAAAGATCATTAAATTGTTTTCAGTGGAATAATCCGTCCATAAATTTTTCATTGCTAATGTATATATAGAAAATATGCTCGTAAGTAACGCAATTATTATTGAAATACCTGCAAGGTATTCAATATAACGACCATTGCCATATTTGCCTTCGCTTATCATATTCCTACTTCCAAC from Sulfuricurvum sp. encodes:
- a CDS encoding RHS repeat-associated core domain-containing protein yields the protein MCKPIKYFIYHRDHQNSIIALSDDNAQIVEYYEYDIYGTITKAEYTEGIQTLNPYRYTGREFDTDDLYYYRARYYDPTIGRFITPDPIGFLSGDTNFYRYVGNDPVNFNDPSGLQSMAIALASAVQNRPNSSYDGNPFNGIIPDTSVPKTAIPNSTMPQGKTNTQTSKPKAAQVSSKTAQVNKQDGVKIKGDVPKVVDEKCKDQKWHDPVDNPQLARYTKGGGEAPYWNVFGHVRKGRKDSKKDIHQGVDLFALPGTPVYACVDGIVTRSEFTPSPYGNVVTIKAKCPDFVRSLKLAYNLPYVKNGEIIQGSGFNENGDFYFFYAHLLEINSTIRKAFDNGERVEVKAGQIIGKVGTSGYDISKDPHLHFEVLNINKAIDLNNRVNPGFYVKYKLPNVLKNDEAVLQQGVANSKNGDPRHGDPLKTK